A single bacterium DNA region contains:
- a CDS encoding tetratricopeptide repeat protein — protein sequence MSEAAEMAMPSPVRGRAGRSWLAVAATLILLGSAGCASVPSPKWTVGDGRAERRAPALREIRAERSADYDVLVGELAKADRDLEGAREAYLRAAEKDPNSAFIADRLARLHWQLDDVDLAVDQAERAFELAPDQVEVRLFLGRLYSLEQNYEGLDRVLRDRDGRPLDADSASQLYQVSLERGDLDEAENLARQLSEMEPDQLRGPLGLATVYEQRRDFDAATAVVRRTLENFPDNFLLYMRLVQIERQRGDRAGEIAVYREVLRSHANHYGVLQRMGQAQLEENDIDGAIATYSLIVENYPEDVRTLRRLAQIEFSAGRYESAAGRLEVVLEKSPDQPDLAFALGQIKRALGDDERAFAIFETIAPTAANYVDARLQMAAIHEQAGRKAESLAEVDRLRALRPNRQLDFHAAALRIEIGDFEGGVALLEGLLDGSDDDRDVLYQLGVQYGIAGDADRSVEYMQQVLELDPDDANALNYIGYTWADEGENLEEAERMIARALELSPDDGYITDSLGWVYYRRAEERFAAKDEDEALRLLERAETALMRAAELTGGDSVVSEHLGDVLLLRGDKRGALGYYEEAVTLDVREDEQPNLYDKLESLRRDLGASSPAQ from the coding sequence GATCCGAGCGGAACGCTCGGCGGACTACGACGTGCTGGTCGGCGAGCTGGCCAAGGCGGACCGTGACCTCGAAGGCGCCCGCGAGGCCTACCTGCGGGCCGCCGAGAAGGATCCGAACTCGGCCTTCATCGCGGACCGGCTCGCGCGGCTCCACTGGCAGCTCGACGACGTCGATCTCGCGGTCGACCAGGCGGAGCGGGCCTTCGAGCTCGCGCCGGACCAGGTCGAGGTCCGTCTCTTCCTGGGCCGTCTCTACAGCCTGGAGCAGAACTACGAAGGACTCGATCGCGTGCTGCGCGATCGGGACGGGCGGCCCCTGGACGCCGACTCCGCGTCCCAGCTCTATCAGGTCAGCCTCGAACGCGGCGACCTCGACGAGGCCGAGAACCTCGCGCGCCAGCTCAGCGAGATGGAGCCGGACCAGCTCCGTGGCCCGCTCGGACTGGCGACCGTGTACGAGCAGCGCCGCGACTTCGACGCGGCGACCGCCGTCGTACGCCGGACCCTCGAGAACTTCCCGGACAATTTCCTCCTGTACATGCGCCTGGTGCAGATCGAACGCCAGCGCGGGGATCGTGCAGGAGAGATCGCCGTCTACCGGGAAGTGCTTCGCAGTCACGCGAACCACTACGGCGTCCTTCAGCGCATGGGCCAGGCCCAGCTCGAGGAGAACGACATCGACGGGGCGATCGCGACCTATTCGTTGATCGTCGAGAACTATCCCGAGGACGTGCGCACGCTCCGCCGCCTCGCGCAGATCGAGTTCTCCGCGGGGCGCTACGAGTCCGCCGCCGGGCGGCTGGAGGTCGTGCTCGAGAAGTCGCCGGACCAGCCCGACCTCGCCTTCGCCCTCGGGCAGATCAAGCGCGCGCTCGGGGACGACGAGCGCGCGTTCGCCATCTTCGAAACGATCGCCCCGACCGCGGCCAACTACGTCGACGCGCGGCTGCAGATGGCGGCGATCCACGAGCAGGCCGGCCGCAAGGCCGAGTCCCTCGCCGAGGTCGACCGTCTTCGCGCTCTCCGACCGAATCGGCAGCTGGATTTCCATGCCGCCGCCCTGCGGATCGAGATCGGGGACTTCGAAGGCGGCGTCGCGCTGCTCGAAGGACTCCTCGACGGCAGCGACGACGACCGCGACGTGCTCTACCAGCTGGGCGTCCAGTACGGCATCGCCGGCGACGCCGATCGTTCCGTCGAGTACATGCAGCAGGTCCTCGAACTCGACCCGGACGACGCGAACGCGCTCAACTACATCGGCTACACGTGGGCGGACGAGGGTGAGAATCTCGAGGAAGCGGAGCGCATGATCGCGCGGGCCCTCGAGCTGTCCCCCGACGACGGCTACATCACGGACTCCCTCGGCTGGGTCTACTACCGGAGGGCCGAGGAGCGCTTCGCGGCCAAGGACGAGGACGAGGCGCTTCGCCTGCTCGAGCGGGCGGAGACGGCGCTCATGCGCGCGGCAGAGCTGACCGGCGGCGACTCGGTCGTGTCCGAGCACCTCGGTGACGTGTTGCTGCTTCGTGGAGACAAGCGCGGAGCGCTCGGGTACTACGAAGAGGCCGTGACCCTCGACGTGCGCGAGGACGAACAGCCGAACCTCTACGACAAGCTCGAGAGTCTGCGGCGCGACCTCGGGGCGTCGAGTCCTGCTCAGTGA
- a CDS encoding formate--tetrahydrofolate ligase, which translates to MPSDVEIAQAARPRPIDEIAGALGIQTTDLHRYGEDVAKIDLAALTRERPAARREPGRLVLVSAITPTPAGEGKTTTSIGLADGLARIGESVALALREPSLGPSLGLKGGAAGGGYAQVIPMERINLHFTGDFHAITSAHNLLAALIDNHLHHGNDLDLDPRRVLWKRVMDMNDRALRDIVIGLGGKTGGVPRESGFDITAASEVMAILCLAEGIEDLRERLDRILIGFDRAGNPVVAKSLGGTGAMLALLRDALRPNLVQTLEGTPAFLHGGPFANIAHGCNSVLATRMALHHADWTITEAGFGFDLGAEKFFDIKCRAAGLDTAAVVLVATIRALKMHGGVARSALGQPDIEALERGLPNLEKHLESIRCFGETPIVALNRFGEDSPEELDRVIAFCESLSVPVALADHFAHGGEGTETLARLLVEHAEESPSPYRPLYALSDPVQEKIEAVARTMYGASGVEFTKSARRDLTEIDRLGLGDLPICIAKVPGSLSDDARLRGRPSGFDITVRGLQINAGAGFLVALTGEILRMPGLPARPLAERIDVDGDRITGLE; encoded by the coding sequence ATGCCGAGCGACGTCGAGATTGCCCAGGCCGCGCGCCCCCGCCCGATCGACGAGATCGCGGGGGCGCTCGGGATCCAGACCACCGACCTCCACCGCTACGGGGAGGACGTCGCCAAGATCGACCTGGCCGCCCTCACCCGGGAGCGACCGGCGGCGCGTCGCGAGCCCGGCCGACTGGTGCTGGTCTCCGCGATCACCCCCACCCCGGCGGGCGAAGGCAAGACGACGACGAGCATCGGACTGGCCGACGGCCTCGCGCGGATCGGCGAGTCCGTCGCCCTGGCGCTCCGGGAACCCTCGCTCGGACCGTCGCTGGGGCTCAAGGGCGGTGCCGCGGGCGGCGGCTACGCGCAGGTGATCCCGATGGAGCGCATCAACCTGCACTTCACCGGGGATTTCCATGCGATCACGAGCGCACACAACCTCCTGGCCGCGCTGATCGATAACCACCTCCACCACGGCAACGACCTCGACCTCGACCCTCGCCGCGTGCTCTGGAAGCGCGTGATGGACATGAACGATCGCGCCCTGCGCGACATCGTGATCGGACTGGGCGGGAAGACCGGCGGCGTTCCGCGCGAGAGCGGCTTCGACATCACGGCCGCTTCCGAAGTGATGGCGATCCTCTGCCTCGCGGAAGGCATCGAGGACCTGCGCGAGCGGCTCGACCGGATTCTCATCGGCTTCGATCGCGCGGGCAATCCGGTCGTTGCGAAATCCCTCGGTGGGACCGGCGCGATGCTCGCGCTGCTTCGCGATGCGCTCCGCCCGAACCTCGTGCAGACCCTCGAAGGCACACCCGCCTTTCTGCACGGTGGCCCCTTCGCGAACATCGCCCATGGCTGCAACAGCGTGCTCGCCACCCGCATGGCCCTGCATCACGCCGACTGGACGATCACCGAGGCGGGCTTCGGGTTCGACCTCGGGGCCGAGAAGTTCTTCGACATCAAGTGCCGCGCGGCCGGCCTCGACACCGCCGCGGTCGTGCTGGTCGCGACGATCCGGGCGCTCAAGATGCACGGCGGCGTCGCTCGGAGCGCGCTCGGCCAGCCCGACATCGAGGCGCTCGAGCGGGGACTGCCGAACCTCGAGAAGCACCTCGAGAGCATCCGCTGTTTCGGAGAGACGCCGATCGTCGCGCTGAACCGCTTCGGTGAGGACTCGCCCGAGGAGCTCGATCGCGTCATCGCGTTCTGCGAATCGCTCTCGGTGCCCGTCGCCCTCGCCGATCACTTCGCCCACGGCGGCGAGGGCACGGAGACACTCGCCCGCCTGCTCGTCGAGCACGCCGAAGAGAGTCCCTCGCCCTATCGCCCGCTCTACGCGCTCTCCGATCCGGTCCAGGAGAAGATCGAGGCGGTCGCCCGGACGATGTACGGCGCGAGTGGCGTCGAGTTCACGAAGAGCGCGAGACGCGACCTCACCGAGATCGATCGCCTCGGCCTGGGCGACCTGCCGATCTGCATCGCCAAGGTCCCGGGCTCGCTCTCCGACGACGCGCGTCTGCGCGGACGCCCGAGCGGCTTCGACATCACCGTGCGCGGTCTGCAGATCAACGCGGGCGCCGGCTTCCTCGTCGCGCTGACCGGCGAGATCCTGCGCATGCCCGGCCTGCCCGCCCGTCCGCTCGCAGAGCGGATCGACGTCGACGGGGATCGCATCACCGGCCTCGAATAG
- a CDS encoding ABC transporter substrate-binding protein: protein MSGGHRVIEQRRGRCVLVGLGLALTLVLTACSNDPYPPEPPGQKILYSSFTEAPRTLDPATAYTTVAHSVTGAVYETLLKYHFLKRPLELMPGLAAALPTVEDLGEGRSRYRFVLRKGLLFADDACFELGAPGARTREIVMGDVAFQLMRLADPKVGSPVIEPFANIDGFQEFGSALAERREADEAFAARPVHEQYAELGGIRGIATPTPWTLEITLHRPYPQIRYWFAMEFSTPVPWEAVAYYDGQGGRPRFDDHPVGAGPFYLAEYDKHARYVLEKNPNWYGVRNPEWRAPAAVFPEPAEESDVDSGRAEYAGRSLPLIDRVIVVREKENIPRFNKFIQGYYDASGIIKESFDSVVVEGGLSEEMKERGMRLGKSVSPDVFYIGFNFDDEVIGRAGGERSRKLRQAMSLSLDVGEFLRIFNNGRGVVAQSPLPPGIYGFDSDYQNPNRRLDLERARELMVEAGYPGGIDPATNEALKLGFDTANTTTAGLNQVRFFTNAWREIGIDVAIRPTNYNQFQDKIRRGDYQVFQFGWVADYPDPENFFFLLWSKMARSVAGGPNAANFMDDRFDELFVSMKARENGPERIAEIREMRSILERERPWIELFHREDYSLYQGWVKNVKPMGLSIPTYQYRDIDPEARRALREEWNEPVLWPAWTLLFLAFLVIVPGVRTYLEERQ from the coding sequence ATGTCGGGGGGGCATCGCGTGATCGAGCAGCGGCGGGGTCGCTGCGTCCTCGTCGGGCTGGGCCTCGCGCTCACGCTCGTGCTCACCGCGTGCTCGAACGATCCCTACCCGCCGGAGCCGCCCGGGCAGAAGATCCTCTACAGCTCCTTCACGGAAGCGCCCCGGACCCTCGATCCGGCGACCGCCTACACCACGGTCGCCCACTCCGTCACGGGGGCCGTCTACGAGACGCTGCTCAAGTACCACTTCCTGAAGCGGCCCCTCGAGCTGATGCCGGGGCTCGCCGCCGCGCTGCCCACGGTCGAGGACCTCGGCGAGGGGCGGAGTCGCTATCGCTTCGTGCTCCGGAAGGGCCTCCTCTTCGCGGACGACGCGTGCTTCGAGCTCGGAGCACCCGGCGCGCGGACGCGCGAGATCGTGATGGGTGACGTCGCCTTCCAGCTGATGCGCCTCGCCGACCCGAAGGTCGGCAGCCCGGTGATCGAGCCCTTCGCGAACATCGACGGGTTCCAGGAATTTGGATCGGCCCTGGCCGAGCGTCGGGAGGCGGACGAAGCCTTCGCGGCGCGACCGGTCCACGAACAGTACGCCGAGCTCGGGGGGATCCGCGGGATCGCGACGCCCACGCCCTGGACGCTCGAGATCACGCTCCACCGTCCCTATCCGCAGATCCGGTACTGGTTCGCGATGGAGTTCTCGACGCCGGTGCCCTGGGAGGCCGTCGCGTACTACGACGGGCAGGGCGGGCGACCGCGCTTCGACGACCACCCCGTCGGCGCCGGTCCCTTCTACCTGGCCGAGTACGACAAGCATGCGCGCTACGTGCTCGAGAAGAACCCGAACTGGTACGGAGTGCGGAATCCCGAGTGGCGGGCGCCCGCCGCCGTCTTCCCCGAGCCGGCCGAGGAAAGCGACGTGGACTCGGGGCGGGCCGAATACGCCGGCCGGTCGCTCCCGCTGATCGACCGCGTGATCGTCGTCCGCGAGAAGGAGAACATCCCGCGCTTCAACAAGTTCATCCAGGGCTACTACGACGCGTCGGGCATCATCAAGGAGAGCTTCGACAGCGTCGTCGTCGAAGGGGGACTCTCCGAGGAGATGAAGGAGAGGGGGATGCGCCTGGGGAAGAGTGTCTCCCCGGACGTGTTCTACATCGGGTTCAACTTCGACGACGAGGTGATCGGGCGCGCCGGGGGGGAGCGGAGCCGAAAGCTCCGTCAGGCGATGAGCCTGTCGCTCGACGTCGGCGAGTTCCTGCGGATCTTCAACAACGGCCGCGGGGTCGTCGCGCAGTCCCCGCTGCCGCCGGGCATCTACGGGTTCGACTCCGACTACCAGAACCCGAATCGACGTCTCGATCTCGAGCGCGCTCGCGAGCTGATGGTGGAAGCCGGCTATCCCGGCGGGATCGATCCCGCGACGAACGAAGCGCTGAAGCTCGGTTTCGACACCGCGAACACCACGACCGCCGGTCTCAACCAGGTCCGCTTCTTCACGAACGCCTGGCGCGAGATCGGGATCGACGTCGCGATCCGGCCCACGAACTACAATCAGTTCCAGGACAAGATTCGCCGCGGCGACTATCAGGTCTTCCAGTTCGGGTGGGTGGCCGACTACCCGGACCCGGAGAACTTCTTCTTTCTCCTCTGGTCGAAGATGGCGCGCAGCGTGGCCGGCGGGCCCAACGCGGCGAACTTCATGGACGACCGCTTCGACGAGCTCTTCGTCTCGATGAAGGCGCGGGAGAACGGGCCGGAGCGGATCGCCGAAATTCGCGAGATGCGCTCGATTCTCGAGCGCGAGCGCCCCTGGATCGAGCTCTTCCACCGCGAGGACTACTCGCTCTATCAGGGTTGGGTGAAGAACGTGAAGCCGATGGGGCTGTCGATCCCGACCTACCAGTACCGGGACATCGATCCGGAGGCGCGGCGCGCGCTTCGCGAAGAGTGGAACGAGCCGGTGCTCTGGCCGGCCTGGACGCTGCTCTTCCTCGCCTTCCTGGTGATCGTCCCGGGCGTTCGAACCTACCTCGAGGAGCGTCAGTAG
- a CDS encoding ABC transporter permease → MGAYVLRRLAYGVGVVLGVLFLLFVLFFAVTEPEDIARKALGDKVPPEAIAVWLENHGYDRPLWPWQDFEENLLFDHYRRMLTFDFGLSDADDSPIVDRIRAGAGPSLTLTVPLLVLGLLTAIPLSLLVAFFRETYIDRMGVFLCVLAMSVSTLLYIIGGQYVVGKLLRWYPISGFDADPMMLPRFLALPILVGILSGVGGDVRFYRTVFLEESSRDFVRTARSKGASEPRIMTRHVLRNALIPILTRVVTAIPFLFMGSLLLEAFFGIPGLGSMTFDAIQANDFATLRTMVYVGALLFIFGQVATDISYGFVDPRVRVE, encoded by the coding sequence ATGGGCGCCTACGTCCTCAGACGACTCGCCTACGGCGTCGGCGTCGTGCTCGGCGTGCTCTTCCTGCTCTTCGTGCTCTTCTTCGCGGTCACGGAGCCGGAGGACATCGCGCGGAAGGCCCTCGGCGACAAGGTGCCGCCGGAGGCGATCGCCGTCTGGCTCGAGAACCACGGCTACGACCGTCCGCTCTGGCCCTGGCAGGACTTCGAGGAGAACCTCCTCTTCGACCACTACCGGAGGATGCTGACCTTCGACTTCGGTCTCTCGGACGCGGACGACTCGCCGATCGTCGATCGGATCCGCGCGGGCGCCGGGCCCTCGCTCACGTTGACCGTGCCGCTCCTGGTGCTCGGACTGCTGACGGCGATCCCGCTCTCGCTCCTCGTCGCGTTCTTCCGCGAGACCTACATCGACCGGATGGGCGTCTTCCTCTGCGTCCTTGCCATGTCCGTCTCGACGCTCCTCTACATCATCGGCGGCCAATACGTGGTCGGGAAGCTGCTGCGCTGGTACCCGATCTCGGGCTTCGACGCGGATCCGATGATGCTGCCGCGATTTCTCGCGCTGCCGATCCTGGTCGGGATCCTCTCCGGCGTCGGCGGGGACGTGCGCTTCTACCGGACGGTCTTCCTCGAAGAGAGCAGCCGTGATTTCGTCCGCACGGCCCGTTCGAAGGGCGCGAGCGAGCCCCGGATCATGACGCGGCACGTCCTCCGAAACGCGCTCATCCCGATCCTGACCCGGGTCGTGACCGCGATTCCGTTCCTCTTCATGGGATCGCTGCTGCTCGAAGCCTTCTTCGGCATCCCCGGACTCGGTTCGATGACCTTCGACGCGATCCAGGCGAACGACTTCGCGACGCTGCGGACGATGGTGTACGTCGGAGCCCTGCTCTTCATCTTCGGTCAGGTCGCGACGGACATCTCGTACGGATTCGTCGATCCGCGGGTGAGGGTCGAGTGA
- a CDS encoding ABC transporter permease translates to MEIEAYVWSNALTVLLLAGIAWAARIVRGQRLWREAAAELWRRRRFAIVVVGIYLGIGVADSIAWVGGVPEDAVGVLPNAPLSLIDRLFLDTREASYSAPLASIEFYGGKPLRHPGSHLLGTDILGRDVLYMVFKGARVALLIGGLTSLIAIPLALFFGVSAGYFGGRIDDVVFFLISTLAAIPGLLLLIALIMVMGRSTVSVCIALAVTGWVGFCRLSRAETLKLRELDYVQAARALGVSESRIIRRHILPNLAHLIVITFVLTFSGLVLSEATLSWLGIGVDGSWGQMIDGARDELSRSPIVWWNIGAAGSALFGLILAVNAVGDAIRDVLDPRTTRGGE, encoded by the coding sequence ATGGAGATCGAGGCGTACGTCTGGTCGAACGCGTTGACCGTGCTCCTGCTCGCGGGCATCGCCTGGGCGGCGCGGATCGTGCGCGGCCAGCGGCTCTGGCGCGAAGCGGCCGCGGAGCTCTGGCGGCGTCGGCGCTTCGCGATCGTCGTCGTGGGGATCTACCTGGGCATCGGCGTCGCCGATTCGATCGCCTGGGTCGGCGGCGTGCCGGAGGATGCGGTCGGCGTGCTCCCGAACGCGCCGCTCTCGCTGATCGACCGGCTCTTCCTCGACACGCGCGAGGCGAGCTACTCGGCGCCGCTGGCGTCGATCGAGTTCTACGGCGGCAAGCCCCTCCGCCACCCCGGGAGCCACCTGCTCGGGACCGACATCCTCGGTCGCGACGTCCTCTACATGGTCTTCAAGGGCGCGCGGGTCGCGCTCCTGATCGGCGGCCTGACGAGCCTGATCGCGATTCCGCTGGCGCTCTTCTTCGGCGTCTCCGCCGGCTACTTCGGCGGGCGGATCGACGACGTGGTCTTCTTCCTGATCTCGACCCTCGCCGCGATCCCGGGCCTGCTCCTCTTGATCGCCCTGATCATGGTCATGGGGCGCAGCACGGTCTCCGTCTGCATCGCCCTGGCCGTGACGGGCTGGGTCGGCTTCTGTCGCCTCTCCCGCGCGGAGACCCTCAAGCTCCGGGAGCTCGACTACGTCCAGGCGGCCCGCGCGCTCGGTGTCTCCGAGTCGCGGATCATCCGCCGGCACATCCTCCCGAATCTGGCCCACCTGATCGTGATCACCTTCGTGCTCACCTTCAGCGGTCTCGTCCTGTCGGAGGCCACGCTCTCCTGGCTGGGAATCGGCGTCGACGGAAGCTGGGGGCAGATGATCGACGGCGCCCGCGACGAGCTCTCCCGCAGCCCGATCGTGTGGTGGAACATCGGCGCGGCCGGCAGTGCACTCTTCGGCTTGATCCTGGCGGTGAACGCCGTCGGCGATGCGATCCGCGACGTGCTCGACCCGCGGACGACGCGAGGCGGCGAATGA
- a CDS encoding ABC transporter ATP-binding protein → MTALLEVRDLRTAFPSKGGPLPVVDGVSFDLHRGEVLALVGESGSGKSMTAFSAMRLVPKPGRVVSGSVRLDGTELLDLPVTEMRKVRGARMAMIFQEPMTCLNPVMRAGDQVIEAIQLHEDVSTADARARTRELFVEVGIPDPEARLDAYPHQLSGGLKQRVMIAMALATRPEILIADEPTTALDVTVQAQILSLLRDLQRSRGAAILLITHDLGIVNELADRVAVMYAGRLVEVAERRALLSDPRHPYTQGLLRSIPALAAPGEARPEIAGVVPSPDQWPAGCRFSTRCPKRIERCDTVFPEETAPEEGRRVWCHVQDGEGA, encoded by the coding sequence ATGACGGCGCTGCTCGAGGTGCGGGATCTGCGGACGGCCTTCCCGTCGAAGGGGGGGCCGCTCCCGGTCGTCGACGGCGTCTCCTTCGACCTCCACCGGGGCGAGGTCCTCGCCCTCGTGGGCGAGTCCGGCTCCGGCAAGTCGATGACGGCGTTCTCGGCGATGCGACTCGTGCCGAAGCCGGGCCGCGTCGTGTCCGGCAGCGTTCGGCTCGACGGGACGGAGCTGCTCGACCTTCCCGTGACCGAGATGCGCAAGGTGCGCGGCGCACGCATGGCGATGATCTTCCAGGAGCCGATGACCTGCCTGAATCCGGTCATGCGCGCCGGAGACCAGGTGATCGAGGCGATCCAGCTCCACGAGGACGTGTCGACGGCGGATGCAAGGGCCCGGACGCGGGAGCTCTTCGTCGAGGTCGGGATCCCCGACCCGGAAGCGCGGCTCGATGCCTATCCCCATCAGCTCTCGGGCGGACTCAAGCAGCGCGTGATGATCGCGATGGCGCTCGCGACGCGTCCCGAGATCCTGATCGCCGACGAACCGACGACGGCTCTCGACGTGACCGTTCAGGCGCAGATCCTGTCGCTCCTGCGCGACCTCCAGCGCAGTCGCGGTGCGGCGATCCTGCTCATCACCCACGATCTCGGGATCGTGAACGAGCTCGCAGATCGCGTCGCGGTCATGTACGCCGGTCGGCTGGTGGAGGTCGCCGAGCGCCGGGCGCTCCTGAGCGACCCGCGACATCCCTATACCCAGGGGCTCCTCCGATCGATCCCGGCCCTCGCCGCGCCGGGCGAGGCGCGTCCCGAGATCGCCGGGGTCGTTCCGTCGCCGGATCAGTGGCCCGCCGGCTGCCGCTTCTCCACGCGCTGCCCGAAGCGGATCGAGCGTTGCGACACGGTCTTCCCGGAGGAGACTGCGCCGGAAGAGGGGCGTCGCGTCTGGTGCCACGTCCAGGACGGAGAGGGCGCATGA
- a CDS encoding ATP-binding cassette domain-containing protein: MSELRDELLRVSGLRTWYPIKKGLLRKTVGHVQAATDIGFAIAPGETLALVGESGCGKTTVGRSILRLESPQEGEVLFEGRDLLAQDDETLRAARQRVQIVFQDPMASLDPRMRIRDQIAEGMESFGIGENEADRTKRVARLLERVQLDPAAMDRYPHEFSGGQRQRICIARALAVEPRLIVCDESVSALDVSIQAQILNLLRELQVELGLSYLFITHDLSVVRYLAHQVAVMYLGKIVEQGPTERIFATPAHPYTQGLLAAIPSIDPDRRGGAPPVLGDVPSPSDPPPGCHFHTRCPRVMDRCRREAPPMVPIEGGASRCFLSAEEGDAPA; the protein is encoded by the coding sequence ATGAGCGAGTTGCGCGACGAGCTGCTCCGCGTGTCCGGCCTGCGGACGTGGTATCCGATCAAGAAGGGCCTGCTCCGCAAGACCGTCGGCCACGTCCAGGCGGCGACGGACATCGGCTTCGCGATCGCGCCCGGCGAGACGCTGGCGCTCGTCGGTGAATCCGGCTGCGGCAAGACGACCGTCGGCCGTTCGATCCTCCGCCTCGAATCGCCCCAGGAGGGCGAGGTCCTCTTCGAGGGCCGCGATCTCCTCGCCCAGGACGACGAAACGCTCCGGGCCGCGCGCCAGCGTGTCCAGATCGTGTTCCAGGATCCGATGGCGAGTCTCGACCCGCGCATGCGCATTCGCGACCAGATCGCCGAGGGCATGGAGTCCTTCGGGATCGGCGAGAACGAGGCCGACCGGACGAAGCGCGTGGCGCGCCTGCTCGAACGCGTCCAGCTCGATCCCGCGGCGATGGATCGCTACCCCCACGAGTTCTCCGGTGGTCAGCGTCAACGCATCTGCATCGCGCGGGCCCTCGCGGTCGAGCCCCGGCTCATCGTCTGCGACGAGTCGGTCTCCGCCCTCGACGTCTCCATCCAGGCCCAGATCCTGAACCTGCTGCGCGAGCTGCAGGTCGAGCTCGGCCTCTCGTACCTCTTCATCACCCACGATCTCTCGGTCGTGCGCTATCTCGCCCATCAGGTCGCCGTCATGTACCTCGGGAAGATCGTCGAGCAGGGGCCGACGGAGCGCATCTTCGCGACCCCGGCCCATCCCTACACCCAGGGTCTCCTCGCGGCGATCCCGTCGATCGACCCGGACCGCCGGGGCGGGGCGCCTCCTGTGCTCGGCGATGTCCCTTCGCCCTCGGATCCGCCGCCGGGCTGCCACTTCCACACGCGCTGCCCCCGCGTGATGGACCGCTGTCGTCGGGAAGCGCCGCCGATGGTCCCGATCGAGGGGGGCGCAAGCCGCTGCTTCCTCTCGGCCGAGGAGGGCGACGCCCCGGCCTGA
- a CDS encoding glycosyltransferase family 4 protein, translating to MRIALVIERFLPGAGGVENVAWQVAHTLARHGEDVTVLAREIDAQAGVETERIRAPRAWQPIRISTFSRQVAQRLARGDFDVVHGFSHTRTQDLFRAGGGSHRDWLRRTHAGAGRVLRTLSPRYRIRFAIERDVFERSDQRIQCASRLVADVLEREHRVGPERILLLPNAVDAAAFDPEAQAAPARALRAAYAPGDARVWLLPASGWHRKGLDTALRALAARPKEEHLWVAGSDRPDRWRARARALGVAGRAHFLGRRSDMPAVYAAADAVVLPTRYDPFANATLEAAAAARPIVTTTSNGAGEWLGDALLVLDRADDAEGLAAHLGKLVDVHERVRRGKAMQARAATLDWSSHVRALRDEYASIVERRARAGR from the coding sequence GTGCGCATCGCACTCGTGATCGAACGTTTCCTGCCCGGCGCCGGGGGAGTCGAGAACGTGGCCTGGCAGGTCGCGCACACACTCGCGCGGCACGGGGAAGACGTCACCGTCCTCGCCCGGGAGATCGATGCGCAGGCCGGTGTCGAGACCGAACGGATCCGGGCGCCGCGCGCCTGGCAGCCGATCCGGATCTCGACGTTCTCGCGCCAGGTCGCGCAGCGCCTCGCCCGCGGCGACTTCGATGTCGTCCACGGCTTCTCGCATACCCGCACCCAGGATCTCTTCCGCGCCGGCGGCGGCAGCCACCGCGACTGGCTGCGCCGGACCCACGCCGGTGCAGGACGCGTGCTCCGAACCCTCTCGCCTCGCTATCGGATCCGCTTCGCGATCGAGCGCGACGTCTTCGAGCGGAGTGACCAGCGGATCCAGTGCGCCTCGCGGCTGGTCGCGGACGTCCTCGAGCGCGAGCACCGGGTCGGCCCGGAGCGGATCCTGCTCCTTCCCAACGCCGTCGACGCGGCCGCCTTCGACCCCGAGGCCCAGGCCGCGCCCGCCCGCGCCCTCCGCGCGGCGTACGCGCCCGGCGACGCCCGGGTCTGGCTCCTGCCCGCATCGGGTTGGCATCGCAAGGGCCTCGACACCGCCCTCCGCGCCCTCGCCGCCCGGCCGAAGGAGGAGCACCTGTGGGTCGCAGGCAGCGACCGGCCGGACCGCTGGCGGGCGCGCGCCCGCGCGCTGGGCGTCGCCGGCCGCGCGCACTTCCTGGGACGACGCAGCGACATGCCCGCGGTCTATGCTGCGGCCGACGCCGTCGTCCTCCCGACCCGCTACGACCCCTTCGCGAACGCGACCCTCGAAGCCGCCGCCGCCGCCCGCCCGATCGTCACGACGACGTCGAACGGGGCGGGGGAATGGCTCGGGGACGCGCTCCTCGTGCTGGATCGGGCCGACGATGCCGAGGGTCTCGCCGCACACCTCGGCAAGCTCGTCGACGTGCACGAACGCGTGCGCCGCGGAAAGGCCATGCAGGCCCGCGCCGCGACCCTCGACTGGTCGTCGCACGTGCGCGCGTTGCGCGACGAGTATGCGTCGATCGTCGAACGACGAGCGCGGGCCGGACGATGA